In the Flavisolibacter tropicus genome, one interval contains:
- a CDS encoding nucleoside recognition domain-containing protein produces the protein MALSRIWSAFIIIAIVVAAFKSFSGDEKIYNRMVVGKADEPYDSVHYVLIGSPEKAGFGSRESFSKFLGGYGYNLKDSVQQATVLVTDNENADSVQILKAANPNLSVYTYRSVQNKLVRKADGIIETCKSAVTIAIGLIGIMALFMGFMSIAERAGGVRLLSRIIGPFFSRIFPDIPKGHPSMGHMVMNFSANLLGLDNAATPFGIKAMESLQELNPDKSRASNAQIMFLCLHASGLTLIPVSIIAARAALKAQSPTDIFVPCMIATFVATIAAMFIVSFKQKINVFQPVILAWVGGLSAIIAILVIYLSRLSTEGVQSFSGVLSNGLILLIFLLIIIGAVYKKINVFDAFIDGAKGGFETSVRIIPYLVGMLVAISMLRTSGTFDVIINGMKALFGALGTDTRFVDGLPTALIKPLSGSGARGMMIDTMKTFGPDSFAGRLACVLQGSSDTTFYVIAVYFGAVAVKDTRYSVGAMLLADLVGIITSIILAYMFFGSV, from the coding sequence ATGGCGTTAAGCAGGATTTGGTCAGCCTTTATTATTATTGCCATTGTGGTTGCTGCTTTTAAGAGTTTTTCGGGTGATGAAAAGATCTATAACCGAATGGTAGTAGGAAAAGCTGATGAACCCTATGATTCTGTGCATTATGTTTTGATCGGTTCTCCTGAAAAAGCAGGTTTCGGCTCCCGGGAAAGTTTCAGTAAGTTTTTAGGAGGATATGGATACAATTTAAAAGACTCGGTCCAGCAGGCTACAGTTCTGGTAACAGATAATGAGAATGCTGATTCCGTTCAAATATTAAAGGCTGCCAACCCAAATCTATCAGTATATACCTACCGATCTGTTCAAAATAAGTTAGTTCGAAAGGCTGATGGTATTATTGAAACGTGTAAAAGCGCTGTAACCATTGCTATAGGATTAATAGGTATCATGGCCTTGTTTATGGGTTTTATGAGTATAGCTGAAAGGGCAGGAGGGGTGAGATTATTATCACGAATCATTGGACCATTCTTTTCTCGCATTTTCCCTGATATTCCCAAAGGCCACCCCTCCATGGGACATATGGTAATGAACTTTTCAGCCAACCTGTTAGGCTTGGATAATGCAGCCACTCCATTTGGTATCAAAGCTATGGAGAGCCTTCAGGAATTAAATCCTGATAAGTCCAGGGCATCTAATGCACAAATAATGTTCCTATGCTTACATGCTTCCGGATTAACACTAATTCCGGTAAGTATCATAGCAGCTCGTGCCGCATTGAAGGCGCAAAGTCCTACAGATATTTTCGTGCCTTGTATGATCGCTACGTTCGTGGCGACCATTGCAGCGATGTTTATTGTGTCGTTCAAGCAGAAGATCAATGTATTTCAACCTGTTATTTTAGCTTGGGTAGGAGGGCTTTCAGCCATTATTGCCATATTGGTCATTTATCTATCTAGGCTAAGCACGGAAGGCGTACAGTCTTTTTCTGGTGTGTTAAGTAATGGTTTAATCCTGTTGATCTTTTTATTGATCATCATTGGTGCCGTATATAAGAAGATCAATGTTTTTGACGCCTTTATTGATGGCGCCAAAGGCGGCTTTGAAACCTCTGTGCGCATTATACCTTACTTGGTAGGTATGCTGGTGGCTATTAGTATGCTGCGTACAAGTGGAACTTTTGATGTGATCATTAACGGTATGAAAGCACTTTTTGGCGCCCTAGGCACGGATACCCGTTTTGTAGACGGCTTGCCTACAGCCTTAATAAAACCGCTCAGTGGCAGTGGCGCTCGCGGCATGATGATCGATACCATGAAAACCTTTGGTCCTGATTCATTTGCGGGTCGACTGGCTTGTGTGCTGCAAGGATCTTCAGATACCACTTTCTATGTTATTGCCGTTTATTTCGGTGCTGTAGCTGTAAAAGATACGCGGTACTCAGTAGGAGCCATGTTATTGGCGGATCTGGTTGGGATCATCACCAGTATTATTCTCGCGTATATGTTTTTCGGAAGTGTTTAA
- a CDS encoding S41 family peptidase, whose product MFFGFKLHQQTGSTKGFFKKDKRSSLQEALDLIRSRYVDSVGLDSLQDDAMEGIMNHLDPHSVYIPAMDLSEANEDIVGNFEGIGVEFNIFSDTVHVLYVVPQGPSDKAGLQIGDRILKVNDSNIVSKTLPSTAIRKLIRGEEGSKVKLTVLRNNTVQYFYVTRGRIPLPSMDAAYMMDAVTGYIKLNKFSETTYKEFMQAMEMLQAKGMKSLILDLRGNGGGLVSQATSIADEFLDGDKLIVYTQGTNTPRREYRASKEGVFEKGKLAVLVDELSASASEILAGALQDWDRATIVGRRTFGKGLVQEQYDLSDGSAIRLTVARYFTPSGRSIQRPYDKGKKIYMEEIVERYQNGEMQTADSFHVNKTKAFKTKGGRIVYGGGGIMPDVFVPIDSSFYTQHITQLYLDGRFNNFVYTYYIKHLPLWQEFKTPTEFANRYNNTADAWSQLVDYAMKDSINLKKVPATEKKEVEDRIKAFLARFKWRTQGFYEVANASDKIVQKAKEEVSK is encoded by the coding sequence ATGTTCTTCGGATTCAAGCTGCATCAGCAAACGGGGAGTACAAAAGGTTTTTTCAAAAAAGATAAAAGAAGTTCACTTCAGGAGGCCTTAGATCTCATTCGTTCCCGCTATGTAGACTCTGTAGGCCTGGATTCTTTACAAGATGATGCCATGGAAGGAATTATGAACCACCTGGATCCTCACTCTGTTTACATCCCAGCTATGGACCTAAGTGAAGCCAATGAAGATATCGTTGGCAATTTTGAAGGCATTGGTGTTGAGTTCAATATTTTCTCAGATACCGTTCATGTTCTATATGTAGTGCCGCAAGGCCCTAGCGATAAAGCAGGCCTTCAGATTGGCGATCGCATTTTGAAAGTCAACGATTCTAATATTGTCAGCAAAACGCTTCCAAGCACCGCCATCCGCAAGTTGATACGTGGAGAGGAAGGTTCCAAAGTAAAACTTACTGTACTACGGAATAATACAGTTCAATACTTTTATGTAACCCGTGGCCGAATTCCTCTTCCATCTATGGACGCTGCATACATGATGGATGCGGTAACCGGTTATATTAAACTGAACAAATTCTCTGAGACTACCTATAAGGAGTTCATGCAAGCCATGGAAATGCTACAGGCAAAAGGCATGAAAAGCCTGATCCTTGACTTACGTGGCAACGGTGGTGGACTGGTAAGCCAAGCAACATCGATAGCTGATGAATTTCTGGATGGCGATAAGCTTATTGTATATACCCAAGGAACCAATACACCACGTCGCGAATACCGTGCTTCTAAAGAAGGCGTGTTTGAGAAAGGTAAATTGGCTGTATTGGTAGACGAACTGTCTGCTAGTGCCAGTGAAATTCTGGCCGGCGCTTTACAAGATTGGGACCGGGCCACCATTGTAGGCCGTCGTACGTTTGGCAAAGGGCTGGTTCAAGAGCAGTATGATCTAAGTGATGGCTCTGCCATTCGCCTGACTGTAGCCCGCTATTTTACACCTTCGGGCCGCAGCATTCAGCGTCCTTACGACAAGGGTAAGAAGATTTATATGGAAGAAATTGTTGAGCGTTACCAGAATGGCGAAATGCAGACAGCTGATTCCTTTCATGTGAACAAGACCAAGGCCTTTAAGACCAAAGGTGGCCGTATCGTTTATGGCGGCGGTGGTATCATGCCCGATGTGTTTGTACCAATAGATTCCAGTTTTTACACGCAGCACATTACCCAGTTGTACCTGGATGGTCGCTTCAATAATTTTGTTTACACCTACTATATAAAGCACCTGCCGCTATGGCAAGAGTTCAAAACACCTACAGAATTTGCCAATAGGTATAACAATACGGCTGATGCCTGGAGCCAACTGGTTGATTATGCTATGAAAGACAGTATTAATCTTAAAAAAGTACCGGCTACAGAAAAGAAAGAGGTGGAAGATCGGATCAAGGCCTTCCTGGCTCGCTTTAAATGGCGCACACAGGGCTTTTATGAGGTAGCTAACGCTTCTGATAAGATTGTTCAAAAAGCAAAAGAAGAAGTATCTAAATAA
- a CDS encoding RNA polymerase sigma factor: protein MHTEQTDIEIISQVLQGQQQAYATLVERYQNYVFTIVLRFVKSREDAEEVAQDIFVKAYRSLADFKGNSKFSTWLYTVTTTTCITFLRKKRLDTHSLDNEKIFAVADNIDSGTSANQIEQKSRANMVNAAIQLLSPDDAQIITLFYKGEQTLEEIAQILGKEPNAVKVQLHRARTRLKEKMQKHFSAEVRDIYP from the coding sequence ATGCACACTGAACAGACTGATATTGAGATTATCAGCCAGGTATTGCAGGGCCAGCAACAGGCCTATGCAACACTGGTAGAGCGTTACCAGAACTATGTATTTACCATAGTACTGCGTTTCGTAAAGTCTCGTGAGGATGCAGAGGAGGTGGCACAAGACATATTTGTAAAGGCCTACCGGTCGCTGGCTGACTTTAAGGGCAATTCCAAATTCAGCACCTGGCTGTATACTGTTACCACCACCACCTGCATTACTTTTTTAAGAAAAAAGCGGCTCGATACGCATTCATTGGATAATGAAAAAATATTTGCCGTCGCCGATAATATAGACAGTGGTACCAGCGCCAACCAGATAGAACAAAAGAGCCGGGCCAATATGGTGAATGCCGCTATACAGCTTTTAAGCCCGGATGACGCGCAGATCATTACCTTGTTCTATAAAGGCGAGCAAACACTAGAGGAGATAGCCCAGATATTGGGAAAAGAGCCTAACGCGGTAAAAGTGCAATTACACAGAGCCCGCACCCGCTTAAAGGAAAAAATGCAAAAGCACTTTAGTGCTGAAGTAAGAGACATTTACCCGTAA
- a CDS encoding fumarate reductase/succinate dehydrogenase flavoprotein subunit: protein MLDAKIPAGPLDKKWEDYKGHVKLVNPANKRKLEIIIVGTGLAGASAAASLGELGYKVKVFCFQDSPRRAHSIAAQGGINAAKNYQNDGDSVFRLFYDTIKGGDYRAREGNVYRLADVSRNIIDQCVAQGVPFAREYGGLLSNRSFGGTQVQRTFYAAGQTGQQLLIGAYQALERQVALGNVKQYTRHEMLEVVKIDGKARGIIARDLVTGKLERHFGHAVLLCSGGYGNVFYLSTNAMGSNTTAIWKAHRQGALFGNPCFTQIHPTCIPVTGDHQSKLTLMSESLRNDGRIWVPKKQNEDRRPGEIPEEERDYYLERRYPAFGNLVPRDVASRAAKERCDAGYGVGTSKQAVYLDYADAIKRYGQIEANKRNLSNADENTIITLGKEVVKEKYGNLFDMYEKITGENPYEVPMRIYPAVHYTMGGLWVDYELMTTVPGLYALGECNFSDHGANRLGASALMQGLADGYFVIPYTIGNYLADEIRVKAIPTNHPAFEEAEKSVSERIERLMNIKGKQSVESMHKRLGKIMWDKCGMARNAQGLQEAIQEIQQLKKEFWSDIRIPGKINEFNPELDKAGRVADFIELGELMCKDALHRNESCGGHFREEHQTEEGEALRHDDEYMYVAAWQMINDHEWQLHKEPLNYDVVKPSQRSYK from the coding sequence ATGTTAGATGCAAAAATTCCTGCAGGTCCCTTAGATAAAAAATGGGAAGATTACAAGGGCCACGTAAAACTGGTAAACCCTGCTAACAAACGTAAGTTAGAAATTATCATTGTAGGTACGGGTTTGGCAGGTGCCTCCGCAGCTGCATCGTTAGGTGAATTAGGGTATAAAGTGAAAGTATTCTGCTTTCAGGATAGCCCTCGCCGCGCACACTCCATTGCTGCTCAAGGTGGTATCAACGCTGCCAAGAACTATCAAAACGACGGTGACTCTGTGTTCCGCTTGTTCTATGATACGATCAAAGGTGGTGACTACCGCGCAAGAGAAGGAAACGTATATCGTTTGGCCGACGTAAGCCGTAATATCATTGACCAATGCGTGGCCCAAGGTGTTCCTTTTGCCCGTGAATATGGTGGCTTATTAAGCAACCGCTCTTTTGGCGGTACACAAGTACAACGTACATTTTATGCCGCTGGTCAAACCGGTCAGCAGCTATTAATAGGAGCTTACCAGGCCTTAGAGCGCCAGGTAGCTTTAGGTAATGTAAAACAATATACTCGTCATGAAATGTTAGAGGTGGTAAAGATAGACGGCAAAGCCCGTGGTATCATTGCCCGCGACTTAGTGACTGGTAAATTGGAGCGCCATTTCGGACATGCTGTTTTATTGTGCTCTGGTGGTTATGGTAACGTATTCTACTTATCTACAAATGCCATGGGTAGTAACACTACCGCTATCTGGAAAGCACATAGACAAGGAGCCTTATTTGGCAATCCATGTTTCACACAGATCCACCCCACTTGTATCCCAGTTACAGGTGATCATCAGTCTAAACTGACCCTGATGTCAGAGTCATTGAGAAATGATGGTCGTATTTGGGTGCCTAAAAAACAGAATGAAGACAGAAGACCAGGTGAAATTCCTGAAGAAGAAAGAGATTATTACTTAGAAAGAAGATATCCTGCCTTTGGTAATCTGGTACCGCGTGACGTAGCCTCTCGCGCAGCGAAAGAGCGTTGTGACGCCGGTTATGGTGTAGGTACCTCTAAGCAGGCCGTATACCTTGATTATGCCGATGCTATTAAGCGTTATGGACAAATTGAGGCCAACAAACGCAACTTGTCAAATGCTGATGAGAATACTATTATTACTTTAGGTAAAGAAGTAGTAAAAGAGAAGTATGGTAACCTGTTTGATATGTACGAGAAGATCACAGGTGAGAATCCATACGAAGTTCCTATGCGTATTTATCCTGCGGTACACTATACCATGGGTGGATTATGGGTAGACTATGAACTGATGACCACTGTCCCTGGTTTGTATGCCTTAGGTGAGTGTAACTTCTCTGACCACGGTGCCAACCGTTTAGGTGCGTCTGCTTTGATGCAAGGTTTGGCGGATGGCTACTTTGTGATTCCTTACACTATTGGTAATTATCTAGCCGACGAGATCCGGGTAAAAGCGATCCCAACCAATCATCCGGCGTTTGAAGAAGCAGAAAAAAGTGTAAGTGAACGCATAGAGCGCTTAATGAATATCAAGGGTAAGCAGAGCGTAGAAAGTATGCACAAGCGCTTGGGTAAGATCATGTGGGATAAGTGTGGTATGGCACGTAATGCACAAGGCTTACAGGAAGCTATCCAGGAGATTCAACAATTGAAGAAAGAGTTCTGGAGCGATATCCGCATCCCTGGTAAGATAAATGAATTCAACCCTGAGTTGGATAAAGCCGGTCGTGTAGCTGACTTTATTGAACTAGGAGAGTTGATGTGTAAAGATGCCTTGCATAGAAATGAAAGCTGTGGCGGCCACTTCCGTGAGGAGCATCAAACAGAAGAAGGTGAAGCTTTACGTCATGATGATGAATACATGTATGTAGCCGCTTGGCAAATGATCAATGATCATGAATGGCAGCTGCATAAAGAACCACTGAATTACGACGTGGTGAAGCCAAGTCAAAGAAGTTATAAATAA
- a CDS encoding DUF6249 domain-containing protein → MSGVETLVPILVPLGAFAMVFGIIYLRTRENMAMIEKGMNPKQYANRPAPFRSLKTGLLFLGAGVGLFLAYIIDRNMPSHDNPAVYFSLIAIGGGLGLVTSYAVEKKEWLSNKDIM, encoded by the coding sequence ATGAGCGGCGTAGAAACATTAGTACCCATTTTAGTTCCACTTGGAGCTTTCGCTATGGTTTTCGGAATCATTTATTTAAGAACACGCGAAAACATGGCCATGATCGAAAAAGGCATGAATCCTAAACAATATGCCAACCGTCCAGCCCCTTTCCGCAGTCTTAAAACTGGCTTGCTGTTCTTAGGTGCCGGTGTTGGTCTCTTCTTAGCCTATATTATCGACCGTAACATGCCTAGTCATGACAACCCAGCTGTTTACTTTTCTTTGATCGCTATTGGCGGTGGTTTGGGATTGGTAACTTCCTATGCAGTAGAAAAGAAAGAGTGGCTGAGCAACAAGGATATTATGTAA
- the murQ gene encoding N-acetylmuramic acid 6-phosphate etherase, which yields MSDFLKITEQPSPYRHLEKMSIEDILKNINAEDKTVPFAIEKAIPQINLLVTAITDKMLSGGRLFYIGAGTSGRLAVVDASECPPTYGVPQGLVVALIAGGETAFTQAVENAEDSRTQGWEDLRHHDITPKDVVIGIAASGTTPYVISALEECNKRGIITGCITNNPGSPLAEVAQFPIEVAVGPEFVTGSTRMKSGTSQKLVLNMISTTVMIQLGRVEDNRMVNMQLTNEKLVDRGTKMIMDKLNLTDYEHAKELLLQYGSVKKAVDNYGIS from the coding sequence ATGTCCGACTTTTTAAAAATCACCGAACAGCCTAGTCCGTATCGTCATTTAGAAAAAATGTCAATTGAGGATATCCTCAAGAATATTAATGCTGAAGATAAGACCGTTCCATTTGCAATAGAGAAAGCCATTCCGCAGATCAATCTGCTGGTTACTGCTATTACAGATAAAATGCTGAGCGGGGGACGTTTATTTTATATCGGTGCTGGTACCAGTGGTCGATTGGCTGTAGTAGATGCCAGTGAATGTCCTCCCACTTATGGAGTACCACAAGGTTTGGTTGTTGCTTTGATTGCAGGCGGTGAAACTGCCTTTACACAAGCTGTTGAAAATGCAGAAGATAGCCGCACACAGGGATGGGAAGATTTACGTCATCATGATATTACACCTAAGGATGTTGTAATTGGTATAGCAGCTAGTGGAACAACACCTTATGTAATCAGCGCTTTAGAAGAGTGCAACAAACGTGGCATCATTACAGGCTGTATTACCAATAACCCTGGGTCACCCTTAGCGGAAGTAGCTCAGTTTCCAATTGAGGTGGCTGTTGGTCCGGAGTTTGTAACCGGTAGCACACGAATGAAAAGTGGTACCTCACAAAAGTTGGTATTAAATATGATTTCAACTACAGTGATGATTCAGTTGGGTAGAGTAGAAGATAACCGTATGGTAAACATGCAGCTTACTAATGAAAAGTTAGTAGACCGTGGAACCAAGATGATCATGGATAAGCTGAACTTAACAGATTATGAACACGCTAAGGAACTATTATTGCAGTATGGTAGTGTGAAGAAAGCGGTAGACAATTATGGGATTAGCTAA
- a CDS encoding four helix bundle protein yields MKTISPYKKENVILSLSFDFALAIIEFTEVLEEKRKFNMANQLFKSGTSIHANVREAQNAESKADFVHKIKIAAKEAEETEGWLLLCQYSISYPDCDELLLKLASILKLLNKIVGTSKRNIS; encoded by the coding sequence ATGAAAACAATCTCGCCCTATAAAAAGGAAAACGTAATTCTAAGTCTGTCCTTTGACTTTGCTTTAGCTATTATTGAATTCACTGAAGTTTTAGAGGAAAAGCGGAAATTCAATATGGCAAATCAGCTTTTTAAAAGTGGTACTTCTATACATGCTAATGTGAGAGAAGCCCAAAACGCTGAAAGTAAAGCTGACTTTGTACACAAAATAAAGATTGCAGCTAAAGAGGCAGAAGAAACAGAGGGCTGGTTATTACTTTGTCAGTACTCTATTTCATATCCAGATTGTGATGAATTACTTCTAAAATTGGCATCAATTTTAAAGCTGTTAAATAAAATAGTCGGGACATCGAAAAGAAACATCAGCTAA
- the ychF gene encoding redox-regulated ATPase YchF produces the protein MALQAGIVGLPNVGKSTLFNAVSKSAKAQASNYRFCTIDPNVGLVDVPDERLAKLAELVQPNRVVPTQIEIVDIAGLVRGASKGEGLGNKFLGNIREVDAIIHVIRCFEDENILRDEGAINPVSDKEIIDTELQLKDLESVEKKMSRTEKMAKTDPKAKVELEILQRCKAHLEQGKSIRELGITKEEMPAIADLFLLTIKPVLYVANVDEASMHTGNKFSEMLKESVKNEQAEVIIMNNSIEAQIAEMENPDDQQLFMEEYGMKEPALNRLIRSTYKLLTLQTYFTAGVQEVRAWTIHEGWKAPQAASVIHTDFEKGFIKAEVIAYNDFVQYGSEAACREVGKLRIEGKEYLVKDGDIMHFRFNV, from the coding sequence ATGGCCTTACAAGCAGGTATCGTGGGTTTGCCCAACGTTGGAAAATCAACCTTATTTAATGCAGTAAGCAAAAGCGCTAAAGCTCAAGCCAGCAACTATCGCTTTTGTACTATTGACCCAAACGTTGGCCTTGTAGATGTGCCTGATGAACGCCTGGCAAAATTGGCAGAGCTGGTACAGCCTAACCGTGTGGTACCTACCCAAATTGAGATTGTTGATATTGCTGGCCTGGTTAGAGGCGCCAGCAAGGGCGAAGGCTTGGGTAATAAATTCCTAGGTAATATCCGTGAAGTAGATGCCATTATCCATGTGATTCGCTGTTTTGAGGATGAAAATATTCTTCGTGATGAAGGCGCTATTAATCCTGTAAGTGATAAAGAAATCATTGATACAGAGCTGCAATTGAAAGATCTAGAAAGCGTGGAAAAGAAAATGAGCCGTACCGAAAAGATGGCTAAAACTGATCCGAAAGCTAAAGTGGAGTTAGAAATCTTACAACGTTGTAAAGCTCATTTAGAGCAAGGCAAGAGTATTCGTGAATTAGGAATAACAAAAGAAGAAATGCCAGCCATTGCTGATTTGTTTCTTCTAACCATTAAGCCTGTTCTTTATGTAGCAAACGTAGACGAGGCTTCAATGCATACAGGAAACAAATTCTCTGAAATGCTGAAAGAGTCTGTTAAGAATGAGCAGGCAGAAGTGATCATCATGAACAACTCTATTGAAGCTCAAATTGCTGAAATGGAAAATCCAGACGATCAGCAATTGTTCATGGAGGAGTATGGTATGAAAGAACCTGCCTTAAACCGTTTGATCAGATCAACTTATAAGTTATTAACGCTTCAAACTTATTTCACAGCTGGAGTACAAGAAGTGCGTGCCTGGACTATCCATGAAGGTTGGAAAGCACCACAGGCAGCCTCAGTGATTCATACCGACTTTGAAAAGGGATTCATCAAGGCTGAAGTAATTGCCTATAATGATTTCGTTCAATATGGTTCAGAAGCAGCTTGCCGTGAAGTGGGCAAGCTAAGAATTGAGGGAAAAGAGTACCTTGTTAAGGATGGCGATATTATGCACTTTAGATTTAATGTGTAG
- a CDS encoding succinate dehydrogenase/fumarate reductase iron-sulfur subunit yields the protein MNLTLKVWRQENSQSKGNFETYEVKDISSEMSFLEMFDVLNERLVVEGKEPIAFDHDCREGICGMCSMHINGRPHGPWHATTTCQLHMRAFKNGDTIVVEPWRANGFPIIKDLVTDRTAFDRIVQAGGFISVNTGNAVDGNALPIEKDKADASFAAASCIGCGACVAACKNASASLFTAAKIAHLGLLPQGEPERKNRVLSMVAQMDKEGFGSCTFTGACEAVCPKEISITNISRMHKDYLFAGLSAEK from the coding sequence ATGAATCTTACTTTAAAGGTTTGGCGTCAGGAAAACAGCCAAAGCAAAGGGAACTTTGAGACCTACGAAGTAAAAGATATCTCTTCTGAAATGTCTTTCCTTGAAATGTTTGACGTTCTTAATGAGCGTTTGGTTGTAGAAGGGAAAGAGCCAATAGCTTTTGATCATGACTGCCGTGAAGGTATTTGCGGTATGTGTTCTATGCATATCAATGGCCGCCCACATGGTCCTTGGCATGCTACCACCACTTGCCAGCTCCATATGCGTGCCTTTAAAAATGGTGATACTATTGTGGTTGAGCCTTGGAGAGCGAATGGTTTTCCAATCATTAAAGATCTGGTTACAGACCGTACCGCATTTGATCGCATCGTTCAGGCGGGTGGTTTTATTTCCGTAAATACAGGTAATGCTGTAGATGGTAATGCGCTGCCTATTGAAAAAGATAAGGCTGATGCATCATTTGCTGCCGCTTCTTGTATTGGTTGCGGTGCTTGTGTAGCCGCTTGTAAAAATGCGTCAGCTTCTCTGTTTACAGCTGCTAAAATTGCCCATTTAGGCTTATTGCCACAGGGTGAGCCTGAGCGTAAAAATCGCGTATTGAGCATGGTGGCACAGATGGATAAAGAGGGCTTTGGCTCTTGTACATTTACAGGTGCTTGCGAGGCTGTTTGTCCTAAGGAGATTTCTATTACAAATATCTCCCGTATGCATAAGGATTACCTTTTCGCAGGTTTATCAGCTGAGAAATAA
- a CDS encoding succinate dehydrogenase cytochrome b subunit, with amino-acid sequence MKWSYFFTSAVGRKLVMALTGLFLISFLLVHVGLNSCIFNDLAIFDPTDNGSMFNRAANFMGASLVIRIMEIGLFGFLILHVVQGYAVEAKNKSRRTHGYEKGLGNRGSKWYSRSMALLGTLILLFLIMHISHFWVPSRVTHNLESVVYKNGAVETHNLFLRMYEVFQNPFIVILYLAGVISLAYHLFHGFQSAFRTIGVHNKKYLVLLQSLGYGFTIIVCILFALMPISMYMNWVSPN; translated from the coding sequence ATGAAATGGTCGTACTTCTTTACTTCTGCTGTAGGTAGAAAACTGGTAATGGCATTAACGGGTTTATTTCTCATCTCTTTTTTATTGGTTCACGTTGGTTTGAACTCCTGTATTTTCAATGACCTGGCAATTTTTGATCCTACTGATAACGGTTCAATGTTTAACAGGGCCGCTAATTTCATGGGCGCTTCTCTGGTAATCCGCATCATGGAGATCGGCTTGTTTGGTTTTTTAATACTACACGTTGTACAAGGTTACGCAGTAGAGGCAAAGAACAAAAGCCGTCGTACGCACGGATATGAAAAGGGCCTGGGAAACAGAGGCAGCAAATGGTACAGCCGTAGCATGGCCTTGTTGGGCACATTGATCCTGTTGTTCCTGATCATGCACATCTCTCACTTCTGGGTACCTTCAAGAGTAACACACAATTTAGAGTCAGTTGTTTATAAAAATGGTGCTGTTGAGACACATAACCTATTCTTACGTATGTATGAAGTGTTTCAAAATCCTTTTATTGTGATTTTGTATCTGGCTGGTGTAATTTCTTTGGCCTACCACTTATTCCATGGATTCCAGAGTGCTTTCCGTACCATTGGCGTGCATAACAAAAAGTATTTGGTTTTATTGCAAAGCTTGGGTTATGGCTTTACCATTATTGTATGCATATTATTTGCTTTAATGCCAATCAGTATGTATATGAACTGGGTGAGCCCTAATTAA
- a CDS encoding N-acetylglucosamine kinase produces the protein MQSVTLIADSGATKAEWCLVNNGRKRTIFTQGISPYFLSTQQIIELLQKELLPSLKKVTVEEVHYYGTGCANPANAASIKKALKKVFPEASIEVNTDMMAAARAVCGHEKGIACILGTGSNSCYYNGKKIVKNSPGIGYVLGDEGSGAFLGKKVVQYYMYDTFDEDLRARFDAKFLTNKLEILDNVYKKPLANRYLASFAIFLADNRGHYMIENILEDGLNDFYFQHLCKYREVWTHPVSFVGSVAFGFKDVLQELCNSYEFELGTVMKNPMPGLITYHKDTQ, from the coding sequence ATGCAATCCGTTACACTTATAGCTGATAGTGGTGCTACCAAGGCCGAGTGGTGTCTGGTCAATAATGGCCGCAAACGTACCATTTTTACCCAAGGTATTAGTCCTTACTTTTTAAGTACTCAACAGATCATTGAACTATTACAAAAGGAACTTTTACCCAGTTTAAAAAAGGTAACTGTGGAAGAAGTCCATTATTATGGAACCGGTTGTGCTAATCCCGCCAATGCGGCTAGCATTAAAAAAGCTCTGAAAAAAGTATTTCCAGAAGCTTCAATTGAAGTGAATACGGATATGATGGCCGCGGCAAGAGCTGTTTGTGGTCATGAGAAAGGAATCGCTTGCATTTTGGGAACTGGTTCCAACAGCTGTTATTACAATGGAAAAAAGATTGTAAAAAACAGTCCAGGCATTGGTTATGTACTGGGTGACGAGGGTAGTGGGGCATTTTTAGGTAAAAAGGTAGTGCAGTACTATATGTATGATACGTTTGATGAAGATCTGCGCGCCCGCTTTGATGCCAAGTTTTTAACTAACAAGTTAGAAATACTGGATAACGTTTATAAAAAGCCATTGGCAAACCGTTACCTGGCTTCTTTTGCCATCTTCCTGGCCGACAATCGGGGGCACTATATGATTGAAAACATCCTTGAAGATGGCCTCAATGACTTCTACTTCCAGCATCTTTGTAAATACCGCGAGGTATGGACGCATCCAGTCAGTTTTGTAGGAAGTGTTGCATTTGGCTTTAAAGATGTATTACAAGAACTTTGCAACTCATATGAGTTTGAATTAGGTACTGTAATGAAAAATCCAATGCCAGGATTAATCACATACCATAAGGACACTCAATAA